One Pseudorasbora parva isolate DD20220531a chromosome 4, ASM2467924v1, whole genome shotgun sequence genomic region harbors:
- the LOC137073045 gene encoding uncharacterized protein isoform X1, with protein sequence METPYIHWEWAENGFTSFELPLAVCQKPSKHWTDYTSTMFFSCLTTVFVILPLNHLEAVQLKEVKLGETVVLKCNISFNDIHWLKMSEGRPMALMVTSLKHNGELSVVWNYNESRFEGFLEKQMTGLRIAHVSTSDLGTYYCASLYQKHLDFDKGVQLYTSQQSKEEPFDQVKGLSNGLSLHYQVFAGVLGLSLLGMLLAVSVVHMKTRTK encoded by the exons ATGGAAACCCCCTACATACACTGGGAGTGGGCAGAGAATGGTTTTACTTCCTTTGAACTTCCTCTTGCAGTCTGTCAGAAACCAAGCAAACATTGGACAGACTACACATCCACAATGTTTTTTTCATGCTTAACAACAG TTTTTGTAATTTTGCCTCTGAACCATTTGGAAGCAGTGCAGTTGAAAGAAGTTAAGCTTGGGGAGACAGTGGTATTAAAGTGTAACATCTCGTTCAATGACATCCACTGGCTGAAGATGAGTGAGGGACGGCCGATGGCTCTGATGGTCACAAGTCTAAAACATAATGGAGAACTGTCTGTTGTCTGGAACTATAATGAAAGTCGTTTTGAGGGTTTTTTGGAGAAGCAGATGACTGGACTGAGAATTGCCCATGTCTCCACTAGCGATCTTGGTACATACTACTGTGCATCATTATATCAAAAACACTTGGATTTTGACAAAGGAGTGCAACTATACA CAAGCCAACAAAGCAAAGAAGAACCCTTTGACCAAGTAAAAG GTTTGTCTAATGGGCTCTCTCTGCATTACCAAGTATTTGCAGGAGTGCTGGGTTTGAGCCTACTGGGAATGTTGCTGGCTGTTTCTGTGGTGCATATGAAGACACGAACAAAATAA
- the si:dkey-22i16.9 gene encoding uncharacterized protein si:dkey-22i16.9 codes for MMQFCDTPAGKPSGIQFYCLLILLDIAVCLDEMLVPGAVKVRDTAIIPCNKTCNGDLSWKLRTKNEELDVLRCVQGTCREGDTFKSRASLSKNQTGNLSLKLNPVLYNDEGWYTASCDSASLCNFHLEVFVPTSVNTLIRGNVTLPCYARTEKKIADDAVNIFWKKDDQTVLEVQKGITKYGSGFTGRASVSLHHYKDGDLSLTILWVTTSDKGLYRCYHNTEEEHGHPGAVTLNVTALQKFCAKKFGDNLTLDLFGSDPVTVTFTGSTETPVCSVMGNNAKCSPEYTNRVSAINSTLVLGGLTPSDSGVFTVKDKMGEVICIVTVEVPSTGVAQRNCYVSLSVLIGFVVICICLYFWYKSQATEISFYSNEEETTYLSVRDPSREPASIGLSQQETSPNISGEVDIYARTPVEETMPMMVTNEKPDNNEEEESKLLLE; via the exons ATGATGCAATTTTGTGATACACCAGCTGGGAAACCATCAGGGATCCAGTTTTATTGCCTTTTAATACTCCTTG ATATAGCTGTTTGTCTGGATGAAATGTTAGTCCCTGGTGCAGTGAAAGTGAGGGATACTGCAATTATCCCTTGTAATAAGACATGCAATGGGGATCTTTCATGGAAATTAAGAACTAAAAATGAAGAGCTGGATGTCTTGCGATGTGTTCAAGGGACTTGCAGAGAAGGAGACACTTTTAAGAGCCGAGCAAGCCTCTCAAAGAACCAGACTGGAAACCTGTCTCTAAAACTGAATCCTGTTTTGTACAATGATGAAGGCTGGTACACTGCTTCGTGCGATTCAGCATCTCTTTGTAATTTTCACTTGGAAGTTTTTG TACCCACTTCTGTGAATACCCTAATCAGAGGCAACGTCACACTCCCCTGCTACGCACGCACAGAGAAAAAGATTGCTGATGATGCTGTGAACATCTTTTGGAAAAAAGATGACCAAACAGTGTTAGAAGTTCAAAAAGGAATTACAAAGTATGGTTCAGGTTTCACGGGCAGGGCATCAGTTTCACTACATCATTATAAGGACGGAGATCTTTCCCTTACCATATTATGGGTCACCACATCCGATAAGGGATTATACCGGTGCTATCATAACACAGAAGAGGAACATGGGCATCCTGGTGCTGTCACTCTTAATGTTACAG ctcTTCAAAAGTTCTGTGCAAAAAAGTTTGGCGACAATCTCACCCTTGACCTGTTCGGTTCAGACCCTGTGACGGTAACTTTCACCGGTTCGACTGAGACCCCGGTTTGCAGTGTGATGGGAAACAATGCCAAGTGTTCACCTGAATACACTAACCGGGTGTCTGCCATAAATTCCACCCTTGTGCTGGGCGGGTTGACACCTTCTGATAGCGGCGTGTTCACTGTGAAAGACAAAATGGGGGAAGTCATTTGTATCGTCACTGTGGAGG TGCCGTCCACTGGTGTGGCCCAGAGAAATTGCTACGTATCGCTGTCTGTGCTGATTGGTTTTGTTGTCATTTGCATTTGTCTGTACTTTTGGTATAAGTCACAAGcaacagaaatttcattttattCTAATGAAGAAGAGACTACTTACTTGTCGGTTAGAGATCCATCAAGAGAGCCTGCCTCCATCGGGTTGTCACAACAAGAAACCAGCCCAAATATTTCCGGGGAAGTTGACATTTATGCACGCACACCTGTAGAGGAGACCATGCCTATGATGGTGACCAATGAAAAGCCGGACAACAATGAAGAGGAGGAATCTAAATTACTTCTGGAATAA
- the odam gene encoding protein transport protein SEC31 has protein sequence MKFQAIFSMVGLLSICSCVPIYQPQIGIIASNSNEVLRLNGLTLASLGLGPAQGTQFFSPYLFQQQPPQVLNFNPAMQGPFFPPQINQLNPAQLPPLQQEQPIPGFGPNNGVPAQNAPPGFPFFLTNLYPMRNTPVRLIPNQNTGPNIQGQATIQPIQPMQPMQPMQPIQPIQNRGKATDPKVTSAPDYRGDRPGPGTVEGQPGFPLFEP, from the exons ATGAAGTTTCAGGCCATCTTTTCCATGGTTGGTCTTCTCAGCATTTGCTCTTGTGTCCCT ATCTACCAGCCACAAATTGGAATAATAGCAAGTAACAGTAATGAG GTTTTGCGTCTCAATGGACTCACTTTGGCAAGTTTAGGTTTGGGTCCAGCACAG GGTACTCAATTTTTCTCTCCATACCTGTTCCAGCAGCAGCCCCCACAGGTGCTGAACTTTAACCCTGCGATGCAGGGACCCTTCTTTCCCCCTCAAATAAACCAGCTGAACCCAGCACAGTTGCCCCCGTTGCAGCAGGAACAGCCCATACCTGGCTTCGGTCCCAATAACGGCGTACCAGCACAGAACGCTCCTCCG GGTTTTCCATTTTTCCTGACAAATCTATATCCGATGAGAAACACTCCTGTAAGGCTGATACCCAACCAGAACACTGGTCCAAATATTCAAGGCCAGGCTACGATACAACCAATACAACCAATGCAACCAATGCAACCAATGCAACCAATACAACCAA TTCAGAACAGGGGGAAGGCAACAGACCCGAAGGTAACGTCTGCTCCTGATTATCGTGGTGATCGGCCCGGTCCTGGAACTGTAGAG GGGCAACCTGGCTTCCCATTGTTTGAGCCATAG
- the scpp9 gene encoding secretory calcium-binding phosphoprotein 9, giving the protein MKNFVIICMVLTIIADITSAKKLRLIDALNGGLVTGVNGVNPLLVGGLPPVLSGGAGVIGQPPLTQFLPAAAFPPYPYVLQQPPVAALPYAQPNIGPQMAYPFAPSNGGLPYYIGGPQNQPGVIPPQQQVAAGQGPTGNNQALPPGSLNRFKRSFLRRATARPPVSITQIPAQISPTVSGHLSEGRG; this is encoded by the exons ATGAAGAACTTTGTTATCATCTGTATGGTTCTGACCATAATTGCTGAT ATCACCTCAGCCAAG AAGTTGCGTCTGATCGACGCTCTGAATGGTGGTCTGGTTACTGGTGTAAATGGAGTTAACCCTCTACTGGTGGGTGGTCTGCCTCCCGTGCTTTCTGGTGGTGCTGGTGTTATAGGACAGCCTCCGTTAACACAG TTTCTTCCTGCAGCCGCTTTTCCTCCATATCCATACGTGCTTCAGCAGCCGCCTGTGGCCGCATTACCTTACGCTCAACCCAACATTGGACCACAGATGGCTTACCCTTTTGCTCCCTCTAACGGG GGGCTGCCGTATTACATTGGTGGGCCCCAGAATCAACCAGGCGTAATCCCTCCTCAGCAACAAGTTGCG gcTGGACAAGGCCCTACTGGAAACAATCAAGCTCTACCACCAGGCTCACTGAACAGATTTAAG cGCTCCTTCCTCAGAAGGGCCACTGCCAGACCACCTGTCTCAATCACCCAG ATTCCAGCTCAGATCAGCCCTACTGTGTCTGGACATTTGAGTGAAGGACGGGGTTGA
- the LOC137073045 gene encoding uncharacterized protein isoform X2 yields the protein MFFSCLTTVFVILPLNHLEAVQLKEVKLGETVVLKCNISFNDIHWLKMSEGRPMALMVTSLKHNGELSVVWNYNESRFEGFLEKQMTGLRIAHVSTSDLGTYYCASLYQKHLDFDKGVQLYTSQQSKEEPFDQVKGLSNGLSLHYQVFAGVLGLSLLGMLLAVSVVHMKTRTK from the exons ATGTTTTTTTCATGCTTAACAACAG TTTTTGTAATTTTGCCTCTGAACCATTTGGAAGCAGTGCAGTTGAAAGAAGTTAAGCTTGGGGAGACAGTGGTATTAAAGTGTAACATCTCGTTCAATGACATCCACTGGCTGAAGATGAGTGAGGGACGGCCGATGGCTCTGATGGTCACAAGTCTAAAACATAATGGAGAACTGTCTGTTGTCTGGAACTATAATGAAAGTCGTTTTGAGGGTTTTTTGGAGAAGCAGATGACTGGACTGAGAATTGCCCATGTCTCCACTAGCGATCTTGGTACATACTACTGTGCATCATTATATCAAAAACACTTGGATTTTGACAAAGGAGTGCAACTATACA CAAGCCAACAAAGCAAAGAAGAACCCTTTGACCAAGTAAAAG GTTTGTCTAATGGGCTCTCTCTGCATTACCAAGTATTTGCAGGAGTGCTGGGTTTGAGCCTACTGGGAATGTTGCTGGCTGTTTCTGTGGTGCATATGAAGACACGAACAAAATAA
- the zgc:66472 gene encoding uncharacterized protein zgc:66472 produces the protein MEVEDPLSAKFRALIEGLMVTTTSEIVKIFSKVLLETRVEITRSWREIDLLKQHLEESEQQKTEALFRAQRSDFKSEDDEMEVSCGNFQLSAQSSNAIRPGDVGPGERVDVSVRNRSVSLGNTKASGQETPRSIKPNSSGHKIQKSYVTAKKYQDTECKQLVVKPKTVCPSMMSQVKGQKASSSKTTSQPTSEKKKKRKFFKKQNHANDISVARGLRDRQYLSMQRQCLCCSSDECDNPSKALHQVPSVYICRKCEKRFKTDLLFKSHKCSMPQNCNRCGQMFTTLQGLTAHSQEVQPQFSCNQCEQMFATQCAWTVHKRIHSNLIVPKEIKAKRFEVRLERISDSQLEAALSSNSSHFRNDSSKHNLSTEPNLASAGTTPASACERGAESTTVNVPETSKTQLTPQNVAESPDSRTGNMSDSSVGQSSVRKVYAVMSTSSCQIQISEDANELESPSAHGTETDDGKHPSASDESGLCTPQRKRKMADCSHDAYNGVFPVENILRWRNNKGRNEVRVKWMPCTLCGAKFQNTWEPAESFPGYLEDKNEEPKKN, from the exons ATGGAAGTGGAAGATCCTTTATCGGCTAAGTTCAGGGCTCTGATTGAAGGGCTCATGGTGACGACGACCTCAGAGATAGTCAAAATATTTAGCAAAGTGCTGCTGGAGACCAGAGTGGAGATTACCCGGAGCTGGAGGGAGATCGATTTGTTGAAGCAGCATTTGGAGGAATCTGAGCAGCAAAAGACAGAGGCACTCTTTAGGGCTCAGAGGAGTGACTTCAAAAGTGAAGATGACGAGATGGAAGTGTCGTGTGGAAATTTTCAACTTAGTGCACAGAGCTCAAACGCTATCAGGCCAGGGGATGTG GGACCTGGAGAAAGAGTAGATGTCTCAGTTAGGAACAGAAGTGTCAGTCTGGGCAATACTAAAGCCAGTGGACAAGAGACGCCACGGTCAATCAAACCAA ATTCATCAGGCCATAAGATTCAGAAAAGCTATGTAACTGCTAAAAAGTACCAAGATACAGAATGCAAACAGCTTGTGGTAAAACCGAAAACAGTTTGTCCCTCCATGATGTCACAAGTGAAGGGGCAGAAAGCATCATCAAGCAAAACCACATCACAGCCCAcatctgaaaaaaagaaaaaaagaaaattcttcAAAAAGCAGAATCACGCAAATGACATTAGTGTTGCTCGTGGTCTTCGAGACCGACAGTACCTCAGCATGCAGAGGCAATGTCTGTGTTGTTCATCGGATGAGTGCGATAACCCCTCCAAAGCCCTGCACCAGGTCCCTAGTGTGTATATCTGCCGTAAATGTGAGAAAAGATTTAAAACGGACCTCCTGTTCAAGAGCCACAAGTGCTCAATGCCTCAGAATTGCAACAGGTGTGGGCAGATGTTCACTACTCTTCAGGGGCTGACCGCACACAGTCAGGAAGTTCAGCCTCAGTTTAGTTGCAATCAATGTGAGCAAATGTTTGCCACTCAGTGTGCTTGGACAGTGCACAAGAGGATCCATTCCAACCTTATTGTTCCCAAAGAAATTAAGGCTAAGAGGTTCGAGGTTCGTCTAGAGAGAATCTCTGACTCCCAGCTGGAGGCTGCTTTGTCCTCAAATAGCTCTCACTTTCGAAATGACTCTTCAAAACACAATCTTTCGACTGAACCGAATCTGGCTTCAGCAGGCACAACACCTGCATCTGCATGCGAGCGCGGTGCAGAATCCACAACGGTGAACGTACCTGAGACCAGCAAGACTCAACTAACACCCCAAAATGTAGCAGAAAGCCCAGACTCAAGAACAGGAAACATGTCGGATTCCAGTGTTGGACAGTCAAGTGTAAGGAAAGTATATGCCGTCATGTCAACTTCCTCTTGCCAAATTCAGATTAGTGAAGATGCAAATGAATTGGAGTCACCATCTGCACATGGAACTGAAACAGATGATGGAAAACATCCTAGTGCAAGCGATGAGTCTGGACTCTGCACTCCTCAAAGAAAGCGGAAAATGGCAg ATTGTTCTCATGATGCGTACAATGGTGTGTTTCCTGTTGAAAATATTCTGAGATGGAGAAACAATAAG ggAAGAAATGAAGTTCGGGTCAAGTGGATGCCTTGCACACTGTG TGGGGCAAAGTTTCAGAACACGTGGGAACCAGCAGAAAGCTTTCCAGGCTATTTGGAAGACAAGAATGAAGAGCCGAAGAAAAACTAG